Proteins encoded in a region of the Diabrotica virgifera virgifera chromosome 4, PGI_DIABVI_V3a genome:
- the LOC126883778 gene encoding uncharacterized protein LOC126883778, with product MADKLKKYTFQRRMAMNELGTLLSLSNSALTEVHKQSLFRVRYSELDDVLESFNKNHQNIVTNLLNSEPTDAQLDSEDIIRSQFLNDYYQIKANFADLFEDDDNSQKNEENIAASNAVQPPSNVRLPQLELVKFSGDFTSAITFFDLFDALVHRRPNVDDTEKLTYLIQSLEGPPLRLAKSLPLARENYIRIYGKLKNRYLNKRLRAMAHWCKIEEAPATMFKNSDSYSNLIDTFSENLSALENLGYKISDFVLAYKILTKLDQETHQRFELLHGSSEMPTFIQLSDFLESQCISFDSSLLSPCSPKDSNRKNKSPSKHNANKNGSKVNNRYSFFSKPNATPCSLCSADHHLKDCSLFLNKSPYERYNACKRMRLCFKCLEKHDSRSCSVTARCCHCNSSHHSLLHFKSSESATQGATSVAAVPTTASSDAQVNTGTLSSHAASLGSVTSKNSSVLLATAVVEIMDGCGLYQPVRALIDGGSMTSFVSQSCIRQLGIRHSSATLSVQGIGAIKSTVVGRVDLQIKPVDRVDPIFNCEAFVLPKICEDLPVVSLDVGHWSYIANLKLADPRFHLSGKVDLLLGADIFSQLLLEGKVQTPRGMPAALNTVFGLWVPVVRFL from the coding sequence ATGGCtgacaaattgaaaaaatataccTTTCAAAGGAGAATGGCAATGAACGAGTTAGGAACGTTATTGTCTTTATCCAATTCTGCTCTTACAGAGGTTCATAAGCAGTCGCTTTTTCGTGTTCGGTACTCAGAATTAGACGATGTTTTGGAGAGTTTTAAtaaaaatcatcaaaacatcGTTACAAATCTTTTGAACTCTGAACCTACGGATGCTCAATTAGATTCTGAGGACATTATTCGTTCCCAATTTTTGAATGATTATTATCAGATCAAGGCTAATTTCGCGGATCTCTTTGAAGATGATGATAATAGTCAAAAGAATGAGGAAAATATCGCCGCTTCGAATGCAGTACAACCTCCTAGTAATGTTCGCTTGCCCCAGTTAGAATTAGTTAAATTTTCCGGTGATTTTACGTCAGCAATTACTTTTTTTGACTTATTCGATGCGCTTGTGCACCGTAGACCTAACGTTGATGATACGGAAAAATTAACGTATTTGATTCAAAGTTTAGAAGGGCCTCCTTTAAGGTTAGCTAAATCCCTGCCTTTAGCTAGAGAAAATTATATTAGGATTTATGGTAAATtaaaaaataggtatttaaatAAACGTTTGCGTGCAATGGCACATTGGTGCAAAATTGAAGAAGCTCCAGCAACTATGTTTAAGAATTCTGATAGTTATAGTAATTTAATTGATACCTTTTCGGAAAATTTATCAGCTTTAGAAAATTTGGGTTATAAAATTTCGGATTTTGTGTTAGCTTACAAAATTCTCACCAAGCTTGACCAGGAGACTCACCAACGTTTTGAATTATTACATGGTTCTAGTGAAATGCCTACTTTTATTCAATTATCTGATTTCTTAGAAAGTCAATGCATTTCGTTTGACTCATCCTTGTTGTCGCCTTGTTCTCCCAAGGATtctaatagaaaaaataaatcgCCTTCTAAACACAATGCAAATAAAAATGGTTCTAAAGTCAATAATCGCTATAGTTTTTTTTCGAAGCCTAATGCGACGCCTTGTTCGTTATGTTCTGCCGATCACCATTTAAAAgattgttctttatttttaaataaatctccTTATGAACGGTACAACGCTTGTAAGAGAATGCGtctttgttttaaatgtttagaAAAACACGATTCTCGTAGTTGTAGTGTCACCGCTCGTTGTTGTCATTGTAATTCATCCCACCATAGTCTTTTACATTTTAAAAGTTCTGAAAGTGCCACTCAAGGCGCTACTTCTGTTGCTGCCGTTCCAACTACTGCTTCTTCTGATGCTCAGGTTAATACTGGAACATTGAGCTCACATGCTGCATCATTAGGTAGTGTTACCTCAAAAAACTCGAGCGTTTTGTTAGCTACTGCTGTGGTAGAAATTATGGATGGTTGTGGATTGTATCAACCTGTTCGAGCTTTAATTGATGGGGGCAGCATGACCTCTTTTGTATCTCAGTCTTGTATTCGTCAGTTAGGTATTAGACATTCTTCTGCTACCTTATCGGTACAAGGTATTGGTGCTATAAAAAGTACAGTGGTTGGTCGAGTTGATCTTCAGATAAAACCTGTGGATAGAGTGGATCCTATTTTTAATTGTGAGGCGTTTGTGTTGCCAAAAATTTGTGAGGACCTACCCGTTGTTAGTTTGGATGTTGGGCATTGGTcttatattgctaatttaaagttgGCAGATCCTCGGTTTCATCTATCTGGTAAGGTGGACTTATTGCTTGGAGCTGATATCTTTTCTCAGTTATTATTAGAAGGTAAAGTTCAAACTCCTAGAGGTATGCCTGCTGCTCTTAATACCGTTTTTGGCTTATGGGTCCCTGTAGTTCGGTTCCTATGA